One genomic window of Anthonomus grandis grandis chromosome 3, icAntGran1.3, whole genome shotgun sequence includes the following:
- the LOC126734066 gene encoding coiled-coil domain-containing protein 112-like, whose translation MLILGNYELNKLDHVQQILDKNVRTIAQKCGRSIEQFESEILHFYEGSETTREIEIGHAANAIRHVVSALKSKIDLLKHKKITQITDFSAFKHEMVQIQENIFEIKKSNKSALSQLKAIETELEDELNLYYNAKLPEWNQEISFCNFEFVPSKVKASTGAQSKEVKQFFDFVHQSGGHENGWRKEDHQLFLKLRGKCKRVDEVATQIHETLPDISIEEVKSHEEWYKKYLNLQTKKKAAINKWKQSKTIEKLTNNVIVNETERGGKKVVQEENLKDKLLQWKMEREEKLLTEQEMEKQKILCQIENERLKRQKQIERKKIVNEWREAKKTFEQTKRQQQRIYEDIEKRRRATNANKLIKEFQTMDELYILKMRQIHKKITDEPKKRIQSGPPVFRDPKRVLKPTIQWAHRVQAAREPLCGPLPIFATPKLAIPEWRKSIN comes from the exons ATGTTAATCCTGGGcaattatgaattaaataaactCGACCACGTCCAGCAGATATTAGATAAAAATGTTAGAACTATAGCTCAAAAGTGCGGAAGGAGTATTGAGCAATTTGAGAGTGAAATTTTACATTTCTATGAGGGTAGCGAAACTACCAG GGAAATTGAAATTGGTCATGCGGCTAACGCTATTCGGCACGTGGTCTCagctttaaaatcaaaaattgaccttttaaagcacaaaaaaattactcaaattaCTG ATTTCTCGGCGTTTAAACATGAAATGGTACAAATCCAAGAAaacattttcgaaataaaaaaatcaaataagtcTGCACTAAGCCAACTGAAGGCTATAGAAACCGAATTAGAAGACGAACTAAACTTATATTACAACGCCAAGTTGCCTGAGTGGAATCAGGAAATCAGCTTCTGTAATTTTGAGTTTGTTCCGTCAAAAGTGAAGGCCAGTACTGGAGCACAAagtaaa GAAGTTAAGCAATTCTTTGATTTCGTGCATCAATCTGGTGGCCACGAAAATGGCTGGAGAAAGGAAGATCatcagttatttttaaaattaagaggCAAATGTAAGAGAGTGGATGAGGTGGCAACTCAGATACATGAAACTTTACCAG ATATCTCAATTGAGGAAGTGAAGTCCCATGAAGAATGGTACAAAAAATACCTAAACTTACAAACCAAAAAGAAAGCAGCTATTAACAAATGGAAACAGAGCAAAACTATCGAAAAACTTACCAATAATGTTATAGTCAATGAGACTGAACGTGGTGGCAAAAAAGTGGTGCAAGAAGAAAACTTAAAGGATAAATTGTTGCAGTGGAAG aTGGAAAGAGAGGAAAAACTACTAACAGAACAAgaaatggaaaaacaaaaaatcctgTGCCAAATCGAAAACGAGAGACTGAAGAGACAAAAACAAATCGAACGCAAAAAAATCGTCAACGAATGGAGGGAAGCCAAGAAAACGTTTGAACAGACCAAAAGGCAACAGCAAAGAATATACGAGGACATTGAGAAACGCAGAAG gGCCACGAACGCCAACAAACTCATTAAGGAATTTCAAACGATGGACGAATTATACATCTTGAAAATGCGAcagattcataaaaaaatcaccgaTGAACCCAAGAAACGAATTCAGTCGGGGCCTCCTGTATTTAGAGATCCTAAAAGGGTATTAAAGCCCACCATACAGTGGGCCCATAGAGTTCAAGCTGCTAGGGAACCGTTATGTGGACCTTTACCCATTTTTGCCACACCAAAATT ggCTATCCCGGAATGGAGGAAAAGCATCAATTAA